A region from the Coffea eugenioides isolate CCC68of chromosome 9, Ceug_1.0, whole genome shotgun sequence genome encodes:
- the LOC113782374 gene encoding uncharacterized protein LOC113782374: protein MDKTWMKISNRKDKAYELGVKISSIVEDHLLTQGIRKSYTRWIHHGEQFRHQNCGDSTKHGDGEEDSDTEDLNDMLHDIGTAQWGDNWAGREESTDDSLNANHSDTDNFLKLLEDAKKELYPGNHFYSKLSFVVTLLHLKTMSGWTIKSFNALLEIFRHALPPEATVPKSFADAKKLIRDLGFKSKKIHACVNDCVLFRKENENFDTCPNLNCKEPRYKMAGSRVPRKVLRYFPLKPRLQRLYTHKEIASDMRWHKEKCVHDDNIMRHPADSEAWKHFDRLHPDFAVDPRNVRLGLATDGFNPFGTMSSAYSIWPIYLVPYNLSPWKCMRDPFFFLSMLIPGPKSPGNEIDVYMETLIDELNEMWLGVETYDAYSGKKFDLRAALLWTINDFPAYAMLSGWSTKGYQACPICMVETTCVHLPHRKKLCYTGHRRFLPIDHSWRREKKPFNGNVDFRNPVAPLSGNEILDQVQNMEVNFGKTKAQSNAKKCKRSKSGLNWTKKSCFFELPYWADLLLRHNLDLMHVSKNVSETVIATIMDIENKTKDHWLCHQDLKDLGLKKELHLIPNGDSYIMPHACYSLTKEEKKKVCEFLNSVKYPDGFASNICRCIKNG, encoded by the exons ATGGATAAAACTTGGATGAAGATTAGCAATAGGAAGGACAAGGCTTATGAACTCGGAGTAAAAATTTCCTCAA TTGTGGAGGATCATTTATTGACTCAAGGCATTCGTAAAAGCTACACAAGATGGATACACCATGGGGAACAATTTCGACACCAAAATTGTGGGGATAGTACTAAACATGGGGATGGAGAGGAGGATAGTGATACTGAAGATTTAAATGACATGTTGCACGACATTGGGACAGCACAATGGGGGGACAATTGGGCTGGTAGGGAAGAATCAACGGATGATAGTCTAAATGCGAATCATAGTGACACAGATAACTTTCTTAAATTGTTAGAAGATGCAAAAAAGGAGCTGTATCCAGGGAATCATTTTTACTCAAAGCTATCCTTTGTAGTCACTTTGCTCCATTTGAAAACAATGAGCGGGTGGACTATAAAGTCCTTCAATgcattgctggaaatttttaggCATGCACTACCTCCTGAAGCCACAGTTCCCAAGTCTTTTGCTGATGCTAAGAAGCTCATTCGAGACTTAGGTTTTAAATCTAAAAAAATCCATGCTTGTGTCAATGATTGTGTTCTCTTCCgcaaggaaaatgaaaattttgacacTTGTCCAAATCTAAATTGTAAAGAACCTCGCTACAAGATGGCAGGTTCAAGAGTTCCACGCAAAGTTTTGCGTTACTTTCCTTTGAAGCCTAGGCTGCAACGATTATATACCCACAAAGAAATAGCTTCAGATATGAGATGGCATAAAGAAAAGTGTGTGCATGATGATAACATCATGCGGCATCCAGCAGACAGTGAAGCATGGAAACACTTTGATAGGTTGCATCCGGACTTCGCCGTTGATCCTAGAAATGTGAGGTTAGGTCTTGCAACTGATGGTTTCAATCCTTTTGGGACCATGAGTAGTGCTTATAGCATCTGGCCTATTTATCTAGTGCCATACAATCTGTCCCCTTGGAAGTGTATGAGagatcctttctttttcctatcAATGCTAATTCCTGGGCCTAAATCCCCGGGAAATGAGATTGATGTTTACATGGAGACTCTAATAGATGAACTGAATGAAATGTGGCTTGGTGTTGAAACATATGATGCATATAGTGGCAAGAAATTTGACCTCCGGGCAGCTTTACTATGGACTATAAATGATTTTCCAGCTTATGCAATGCTGTCCGGATGGAGTACGAAAGGGTATCAAGCATGTCCTATTTGCATGGTTGAGACAACTTGCGTACATTTACCACACCGAAAAAAGTTGTGTTACACAGGTCATCGCCGCTTCTTACCCATTGACCATTCTTGGCGGCGAGAAAAAAAACCTTTCAATGGCAATGTGGACTTTAGGAATCCTGTTGCACCTTTATctggaaatgaaattttggatcaGGTGCAAAATATGGAGGTAAATTTTGGGAAGACCAAGGCGCAATCCAATGCAAAGAAATGCAAGCGTTCTAAGAGTGGTTTGAACTGGACAAAGAAAAGTTGTTTCTTTGAGTTACCATATTGGGCAGACCTCCTTCTTAGGCATAATTTGGATTTAATGCATGTGTCAAAAAATGTCTCAGAGACTGTCATTGCCACAATTATGGATATTGAAAACAAAACCAAAGACCACTGGTTGTGtcatcaagatttgaaggattTGGGTTTGAAAAAAGAGCTACATTTGATTCCAAATGGCGACTCTTATATCATGCCACATGCCTGTTATAGCCTAACCaaggaggagaaaaaaaaagtatgtgAGTTCTTGAATTCTGTCAAATATCCAGATGGGTTTGCCTCAAACATTTGCCGATGTATAAAGAATGGCTAG